The following proteins are encoded in a genomic region of Hydra vulgaris chromosome 05, alternate assembly HydraT2T_AEP:
- the LOC136080136 gene encoding deoxyuridine 5'-triphosphate nucleotidohydrolase-like has product MEKEKNKELKSLENTDIHEWSFYETKESAGFDLRSSKDVILQPYQRVLISTGVYINEMDLKLAGQVYSKSGIAYKYGVVVFNAPGIIDADYKEEIKVLLMNHSKENYVIKRGDAIAQMGFVKMFKADKNKTNKKMDWPTKFAWDPILQHDKEQYDR; this is encoded by the exons atggaaaaggaaaaaaataaagagcttAAATCACTCGAAAATACAGATATTCATGAATGGtctttttatgaaacaaaagagAGTGCTGGTTTTGATCTGAGAAGCTCAAAGGATGTTATACTTCAACCATATCAACGTGTTTTAATAAGTACTGGAGTGTATATCAATGAAATGGATTTAAAGTTAGCAGGACAGGTATATTCAAAATCAGGTATAGCTTACAAATATGGTGTAGTAGTGTTTAATGCTCCAGGAATAATAGACGCTGATTATAAAGAGGAAATTAAAGTCTTATTGATGAATCATTCTAAAGAAAATTATGTGATTAAACGTGGAGATGCTATTGCTCAAATGGGATTTGTGAAAATGTTTAAAGCTGACAAAAAC aaaactaacaaaaaaatggATTGGCCTACAAAATTTGCTTGGGATCCTATTTTACAACATGATAAAGAACAATACGACCGTTAA